In Flavivirga abyssicola, the following are encoded in one genomic region:
- a CDS encoding fumarylacetoacetate hydrolase family protein: MKVIGIGKNYVSDKSEIKGIKNGSQLIFTKPESSVVTDNKDVVFPSISNELIYEVELVAKIGKTGKDITIEDAPSHISEIAVGIDYTAKDVLTASRADKGPWALAKGFDGASPISSFKPISNFPELNNINFDLVINGEQKQVGNTDFMIYNFSEIISFVSSFMTLVPGDLIFTGTPAVGAGQIYKGDHLQASIEGELLLDFKMI; the protein is encoded by the coding sequence ATGAAAGTCATAGGCATTGGTAAAAATTACGTAAGTGATAAGTCTGAAATTAAGGGCATTAAAAACGGATCTCAATTAATATTTACAAAACCAGAAAGCTCTGTAGTAACTGATAATAAAGATGTCGTATTTCCATCGATTTCAAACGAATTGATTTATGAAGTCGAATTGGTAGCTAAAATTGGTAAAACAGGAAAAGATATTACCATAGAAGATGCCCCATCTCATATTTCCGAAATAGCTGTTGGTATAGACTATACTGCAAAAGATGTCCTCACTGCGAGTAGAGCTGATAAAGGCCCGTGGGCTTTGGCTAAGGGCTTTGACGGTGCTTCACCAATATCTAGTTTTAAACCTATTTCAAACTTCCCCGAACTTAATAATATTAATTTTGATTTAGTTATTAATGGCGAACAAAAACAAGTTGGTAATACCGATTTTATGATCTATAATTTTAGTGAGATTATCAGTTTTGTTTCCAGTTTTATGACTTTAGTTCCGGGAGATTTAATTTTTACTGGAACACCAGCTGTTGGTGCTGGTCAAATTTATAAAGGCGATCATTTACAAGCCTCTATTGAAGGGGAATTATTACTAGATTTTAAAATGATTTAA
- a CDS encoding glycoside hydrolase family 43 protein, which yields MILLSACRKEPKAKHTETSQTRYKNPIITADFSDPDVIRVGEDYYMTASSFNMAPGLPILHSKDLVNWKLIGHGIQQIPDALFDYKNRRKDQLDYNVPRLGKGVFAPTMRYHDGYFWIFWGDPDTGIYQVKTKDPAGEWSKPVLVQEASGWIDPSPIWDKNTGKAYLTHAHAASRRGINGRIDVWEMNWEGTKLIGDPVTVFDVKNPEKFPTEKYQSVIEGTKFMKRGEWFYILCPAGGVEFGWQTTLRSKNPKGPYEIRTICEPGDTGINGPHQGGLVESHIGEWWFIHFQSVGTLGRIVRLEPAYWTKDNWPVIGIDSNNNGIGNPVATYTNPLPIVPLKLQTSDDFSSNTLGLQWQWPANPQKNWYKIEDGKLILPALFSVNQKLERIPQVLTQMFPDFNFSATVKISPSEFKGIRAGLASLGRKSFDIGLEKTQDTMKVSMRFGTQILSSTTIIGTDFWLRLDTHGELPTPLKYRAKLSKEEKETRKATLQDYQLKDLDYYGNGIIHGQFLFSTNGKDFTKLGPEFEVRSGSWIGARIGLYCLQKDTNKPPGEIRFDEIVFDIK from the coding sequence ATGATACTCTTATCTGCATGTCGAAAAGAACCAAAAGCAAAGCATACAGAAACGTCTCAAACACGATACAAAAATCCAATAATCACTGCAGACTTTTCCGATCCTGATGTTATAAGAGTCGGTGAAGATTATTACATGACTGCTTCAAGTTTCAATATGGCTCCGGGCTTACCTATCCTACACTCTAAAGATCTGGTTAATTGGAAATTAATAGGTCATGGTATTCAACAAATACCCGATGCACTTTTCGACTATAAAAATAGACGTAAGGATCAACTGGATTATAATGTCCCACGTTTAGGCAAAGGAGTTTTTGCACCTACTATGCGTTATCATGATGGTTATTTTTGGATTTTTTGGGGAGATCCCGATACAGGTATTTATCAGGTAAAAACGAAAGATCCTGCTGGCGAATGGAGTAAACCTGTACTAGTCCAAGAGGCCTCTGGTTGGATTGACCCTTCTCCTATTTGGGACAAAAACACTGGTAAAGCATATCTAACGCATGCTCATGCTGCATCCCGGCGAGGTATTAACGGACGTATTGATGTGTGGGAAATGAATTGGGAAGGCACAAAACTTATTGGTGATCCTGTTACGGTATTTGACGTTAAGAATCCTGAAAAATTTCCCACCGAAAAATATCAAAGTGTCATAGAAGGCACTAAGTTTATGAAACGTGGAGAATGGTTTTATATTTTATGCCCTGCTGGTGGTGTTGAATTTGGTTGGCAAACCACTTTACGCTCAAAAAATCCTAAAGGACCGTATGAAATTCGAACCATATGCGAACCTGGTGATACTGGTATAAATGGACCACACCAAGGGGGCTTGGTCGAATCTCATATAGGAGAATGGTGGTTTATTCATTTTCAATCCGTTGGTACTTTAGGGCGTATTGTACGATTAGAGCCTGCATATTGGACAAAAGACAATTGGCCAGTAATAGGAATTGATAGCAATAATAATGGTATAGGAAACCCCGTAGCAACTTATACGAATCCGCTTCCCATAGTGCCACTTAAATTGCAAACCTCTGACGATTTTAGTTCTAATACACTCGGGTTACAATGGCAATGGCCAGCAAATCCACAAAAGAACTGGTATAAAATTGAAGACGGAAAATTAATTTTACCAGCTCTTTTTTCTGTAAACCAAAAATTGGAGCGCATACCACAAGTATTAACTCAAATGTTTCCTGATTTCAATTTTTCTGCAACAGTAAAAATAAGTCCTTCAGAATTTAAAGGAATAAGAGCAGGGTTAGCTTCTTTGGGTCGAAAATCATTTGATATTGGCTTAGAAAAAACACAAGACACCATGAAAGTGTCTATGCGCTTTGGCACACAAATCTTAAGTTCTACAACAATCATAGGTACCGATTTTTGGTTACGATTAGATACTCATGGCGAACTTCCTACGCCTTTAAAGTATCGCGCTAAACTATCAAAAGAGGAAAAAGAAACCCGAAAAGCCACGCTTCAAGATTACCAACTAAAGGATTTAGATTATTATGGTAACGGTATCATTCATGGGCAATTTTTATTTAGCACCAATGGAAAAGATTTCACCAAATTAGGTCCTGAATTTGAAGTACGTTCTGGTTCATGGATTGGTGCTCGTATCGGGTTATATTGTCTTCAAAAGGATACAAATAAACCACCAGGCGAAATACGTTTTGATGAAATTGTTTTTGACATCAAATAA
- a CDS encoding peroxiredoxin-like family protein, with protein MSLSKSLNQITESGFNKMPHSIAKVISDGIEELKTGNLASNTLKVGEAIPDIPLIVSETGKKTSLRDFISNDFLILNFYRGGWCPYCNLELRAYDQLKDQFERASTNIVSISAELPEYAQSTTTRNKLSHPVLTDLNGTLSKKIGIYFHLNKDLQREYSNFGINLSELHGNDENGLLVPATFVIDRDMNIVWAHVEENYMTRAEPTVILNELVNLKVIQE; from the coding sequence ATGTCATTATCAAAATCACTAAACCAGATAACAGAATCTGGTTTTAATAAAATGCCTCACTCTATAGCTAAAGTAATTAGTGATGGAATAGAAGAATTAAAAACAGGGAATTTAGCTTCAAATACGCTTAAAGTTGGTGAAGCAATTCCAGATATACCACTAATAGTATCTGAAACTGGGAAGAAAACATCTTTAAGAGATTTTATTAGTAATGATTTCTTAATTCTGAACTTTTACCGTGGTGGTTGGTGCCCTTATTGTAATTTAGAACTTAGAGCATACGATCAATTGAAAGATCAATTCGAACGAGCTAGTACAAATATTGTATCAATAAGTGCAGAGCTTCCCGAATATGCTCAGTCTACGACTACACGAAACAAACTCAGTCATCCAGTATTAACAGACTTAAATGGTACATTGTCTAAAAAAATAGGTATTTATTTCCACCTCAATAAAGACTTACAAAGGGAATACTCCAATTTTGGAATCAACCTATCTGAGCTACATGGAAATGATGAGAACGGATTATTAGTACCCGCTACCTTTGTTATAGATAGAGATATGAATATTGTTTGGGCTCATGTAGAAGAAAACTATATGACAAGAGCAGAACCAACCGTTATTCTCAATGAATTGGTAAACTTAAAAGTAATACAAGAATAA
- a CDS encoding cysteine hydrolase family protein yields MKFTFDKTKAALVVVDMQKLFTLPSSPYGNDASEMIAPINELMQLSRETDIPVIHSAYTLKKDGSQNGLRTDWPQIEEGYFDPNSDWAQWDERLEQKDEDYILTRTRPSVFFDGQLTQILKKLGKEQVILLGLSTNYSISFSVHEGFSRDIPIFLVDDLSNMTAFEDRSQKSFLHNTLDMWACQLISSKDIGKTIVNENTLLEDFS; encoded by the coding sequence ATGAAATTTACATTCGATAAAACAAAAGCGGCTCTTGTTGTTGTAGATATGCAAAAGTTATTTACTTTACCAAGCAGCCCATATGGTAATGATGCAAGCGAAATGATTGCACCCATTAATGAACTCATGCAATTGTCTAGAGAGACAGACATTCCTGTAATCCATTCAGCATATACGCTAAAAAAAGATGGCAGTCAAAATGGTTTACGTACCGATTGGCCTCAAATAGAAGAAGGCTATTTTGACCCAAATTCTGATTGGGCACAGTGGGATGAGCGACTTGAACAAAAAGATGAAGATTATATTTTGACCAGAACCAGACCAAGTGTATTTTTTGATGGTCAGCTCACTCAAATCCTAAAAAAATTAGGTAAAGAACAAGTTATTCTTTTGGGGTTAAGCACAAATTATTCGATAAGTTTTTCCGTTCATGAAGGGTTTTCTAGGGATATTCCAATCTTTTTAGTAGACGACCTAAGCAATATGACAGCATTTGAAGACCGGTCCCAAAAATCATTTCTTCATAATACTCTAGATATGTGGGCTTGCCAACTTATATCATCAAAAGATATAGGCAAGACGATTGTCAATGAAAATACGCTTCTTGAGGATTTTTCATAA
- a CDS encoding helix-turn-helix domain-containing protein, with product MKKQDIENIQFEKVQREQLKFDISTVDEMYKRFSNSHVDLFQPHRIQFHGLAIYTNGKGKHTVDFKEQVITSGTIIPCLKGQVHKFERTLKVNGFIISFDEAFITEGLNDKNLFHFLQLYHTPHLNIGEENIALLFPFINQLKDLIRSPNLNLKKELIQSVFISLILQIKRNSIYQHKVFQSQRYRDYVLFQDLLDTHFQQTHNAADYAEMMRVSYKYLNDICKDLAHKTAKSFIDSWLITEIKRKLTEKLYSSQEIAYDLGFSDPSNFVRFFKKYEKMTPTQFVDKLLN from the coding sequence ATGAAAAAGCAGGATATAGAAAATATTCAGTTTGAAAAAGTACAAAGAGAGCAGTTGAAATTTGATATATCTACTGTGGATGAAATGTACAAGAGGTTCTCTAACTCTCATGTGGACTTATTTCAGCCACATAGAATCCAATTTCATGGCTTAGCTATTTATACAAACGGAAAAGGGAAGCATACTGTTGATTTTAAAGAACAAGTCATCACTTCTGGAACGATTATACCTTGTTTAAAAGGCCAAGTACACAAATTTGAAAGAACGCTAAAAGTTAATGGATTCATTATCTCTTTTGACGAAGCTTTTATTACAGAAGGACTAAACGATAAAAATTTATTTCACTTCCTGCAATTATATCATACTCCTCACCTCAATATAGGTGAAGAAAATATCGCTTTGCTTTTTCCATTTATCAATCAACTTAAGGACCTCATTCGGAGCCCGAATTTAAATCTCAAAAAAGAATTAATTCAGTCTGTTTTTATTTCTCTCATATTACAAATAAAACGTAATAGTATTTATCAGCACAAAGTGTTTCAAAGCCAGAGGTATAGAGATTATGTACTATTTCAAGATTTATTAGATACCCATTTCCAGCAAACACATAATGCTGCAGATTATGCCGAAATGATGAGAGTTTCTTATAAATATTTAAATGACATTTGTAAAGACTTAGCACATAAAACCGCCAAATCATTTATAGATAGCTGGCTAATAACTGAAATAAAGCGAAAACTAACAGAAAAATTGTATAGCTCTCAAGAAATTGCTTATGATTTAGGTTTTAGTGATCCCTCTAATTTTGTGAGATTCTTTAAAAAGTATGAAAAAATGACACCTACTCAATTTGTAGATAAACTACTTAATTAA
- a CDS encoding addiction module antidote protein: METSKFEIANYLDSKEIIAEYLNTVLEEGNNADVINAIGHIAKAIGMTKIAEETGLSRPSLYKALSDGAKPQFATIMKVLKAIGGQIQVNPI; the protein is encoded by the coding sequence ATGGAAACTTCAAAATTTGAAATAGCCAATTATTTAGATAGTAAAGAGATAATTGCAGAATACCTCAATACTGTTCTAGAAGAAGGAAATAATGCCGATGTAATTAACGCGATTGGACATATAGCAAAAGCAATTGGAATGACAAAAATTGCGGAAGAAACTGGATTAAGCAGACCAAGTCTTTATAAGGCTTTATCTGATGGAGCAAAACCTCAATTTGCGACAATAATGAAAGTATTGAAAGCGATAGGTGGACAAATTCAGGTGAATCCAATATAA
- a CDS encoding type II toxin-antitoxin system RelE/ParE family toxin yields MFFIEKTTEFDKWLRKLKDFKAKAKILFRIQKLETDEHFGDCKTVGDGIRELRINFAKGYRVYFKEKDGKIIVLLIGGDKSTQQKDIEKAKSIWKKLNK; encoded by the coding sequence ATGTTCTTTATTGAGAAAACAACAGAATTTGATAAATGGTTAAGAAAATTAAAAGACTTTAAGGCTAAAGCAAAAATCTTATTCAGAATTCAGAAACTGGAAACTGACGAGCATTTTGGAGATTGCAAAACAGTAGGAGATGGAATTAGGGAACTACGAATAAATTTTGCTAAAGGTTATCGTGTTTATTTCAAAGAAAAGGATGGAAAAATAATTGTTTTGTTAATTGGTGGAGACAAATCAACTCAACAAAAAGACATTGAAAAAGCGAAAAGTATTTGGAAAAAATTAAATAAATAG
- a CDS encoding ABC transporter ATP-binding protein yields MQHLKNNPEKKVKNKVTMAQAFKTIIWPRRNLVFIGLILIVIRSLAGLILPWQSKVLLDDVVPNKDIDLLYNLIAIVLGAILLQSLTSFLLTRILSVQAQYLISELRAQVQKKVLSLPISFFDNTKSGALVSRIMSDVEGVRNLIGTGLVQLVGGTFTAIVSLIILIKLNAWMTLFVFVPLSIFGYIALRAFKYIRPIFRKRGKINAEVKGRLTETLAGVRVIKAFNAEAQENKTFEKGVDKLFQNVKKSLTATALMTSSSTFLIGVATTGIMAIGGYYMINGEMTSGEFLFFTLILGFMIAPIVQMSNIGSQLTEALAGLDRTEELMNMTTEEDNKERTITLESLKGDIVFDDVSFSYEEGKEVLHHINFKASAGSTTALVGSSGSGKSTIAGLSATFLNPKSGKVTIDDQDLSKVKLNTYRQYLGVVLQDEFLFEGTIRENIMFPRPDATASELENAVKAAYVNEFTDRFEDGLETLIGERGVKLSGGQRQRLAIARAILADPKVIILDEATSSLDTESEALIQKSLGELVKNRTTIVIAHRLSTIRKADQILVIEAGRIVERGTHDELIALAGRYYDLYTYQAKI; encoded by the coding sequence ATGCAACACCTCAAAAATAATCCGGAAAAAAAAGTCAAAAATAAAGTTACCATGGCGCAGGCCTTTAAAACTATTATTTGGCCCCGACGTAATTTAGTCTTTATTGGTCTAATTTTAATAGTTATTAGAAGTTTAGCCGGTTTAATTTTGCCATGGCAAAGTAAAGTATTGTTGGATGATGTGGTGCCAAATAAAGATATTGATCTGTTATACAACTTAATAGCTATTGTTTTAGGTGCCATTTTATTGCAATCGCTTACCTCTTTTTTGCTTACACGTATTTTGAGTGTACAAGCACAGTATTTAATTAGTGAATTACGTGCACAGGTACAGAAAAAAGTACTTTCACTGCCTATTAGTTTTTTTGATAATACTAAATCAGGTGCTTTGGTGTCTCGTATTATGAGCGATGTTGAAGGCGTTAGAAATCTTATTGGTACAGGTCTGGTTCAGTTAGTGGGAGGGACTTTCACGGCCATTGTATCTTTGATTATTTTAATAAAATTAAATGCATGGATGACGCTTTTTGTATTTGTACCACTATCCATATTCGGATATATTGCGCTTAGAGCCTTTAAATATATTCGTCCCATTTTTAGAAAACGAGGTAAAATAAACGCAGAGGTTAAGGGGAGATTAACCGAAACTTTGGCAGGTGTTCGTGTAATAAAGGCGTTTAATGCCGAAGCACAAGAAAACAAGACTTTCGAAAAAGGTGTTGATAAGCTATTTCAGAATGTAAAAAAGAGTTTAACGGCTACTGCTTTAATGACTAGTTCTTCCACTTTTTTAATAGGCGTTGCTACCACAGGAATTATGGCAATTGGTGGATATTATATGATAAATGGTGAAATGACTTCCGGAGAATTTTTATTCTTCACGCTTATTTTAGGGTTTATGATTGCTCCCATAGTACAAATGAGTAATATTGGAAGCCAGTTAACGGAAGCTTTAGCTGGTTTAGATAGGACGGAAGAACTAATGAATATGACTACTGAAGAGGATAATAAAGAGCGAACCATTACTCTTGAAAGCCTTAAAGGTGACATTGTTTTTGACGATGTGTCATTTTCCTATGAAGAAGGTAAAGAGGTGTTGCATCATATAAATTTCAAAGCATCAGCTGGTTCTACAACGGCTTTGGTAGGAAGTTCAGGCTCCGGAAAATCTACCATTGCAGGTTTGTCTGCAACGTTTTTAAATCCAAAATCGGGCAAAGTTACTATAGATGATCAAGATTTATCTAAAGTAAAACTAAATACGTACAGGCAGTATTTAGGAGTGGTATTACAAGATGAATTTTTATTTGAAGGGACCATTAGGGAAAATATCATGTTCCCAAGACCTGATGCCACAGCATCTGAATTAGAGAATGCGGTAAAAGCAGCTTATGTAAATGAATTCACAGATCGTTTTGAGGACGGCTTAGAAACCCTAATAGGAGAAAGAGGCGTGAAATTATCAGGAGGTCAGCGACAACGATTGGCTATTGCACGTGCTATTTTAGCAGACCCGAAGGTTATTATTTTGGATGAAGCGACGTCTAGTTTAGATACTGAGAGCGAAGCTTTAATACAAAAAAGCTTGGGTGAGTTAGTTAAGAATAGAACGACTATTGTAATTGCTCATAGGTTAAGTACTATTAGAAAAGCAGACCAAATTTTGGTTATAGAAGCAGGACGCATAGTAGAGCGTGGTACTCATGATGAATTGATTGCTTTAGCGGGGCGATATTATGATTTATATACATATCAAGCTAAGATTTAA
- a CDS encoding DinB family protein, protein MKTSDLKTTEYNAYYKRYIDLVSKETTLIDGFKKDSDMVLQFFESIPSDKLNYRYAEGKWSIKEVFQHLIDTERIFQHRCFRFSRHDKTGISGFEQDDYIAPSLANDKSLESLIEEFNAVRQSFIVLLKSLNDVDLKFIGNASGLDMSARAAAFTILGHSIWHIKVINERYL, encoded by the coding sequence ATGAAGACATCAGATTTAAAAACAACAGAATACAACGCATATTATAAAAGATATATAGATTTAGTATCTAAAGAAACCACATTGATAGATGGTTTTAAAAAAGATTCGGATATGGTTTTACAATTCTTTGAATCTATTCCTTCAGATAAATTAAATTACAGATATGCAGAAGGAAAATGGAGCATAAAAGAAGTTTTTCAGCATTTAATTGATACTGAACGTATTTTTCAACATCGCTGTTTTCGTTTTTCCAGACATGATAAAACTGGTATCTCTGGTTTTGAGCAAGACGATTACATAGCACCTTCTCTGGCAAATGATAAAAGTTTAGAATCTCTTATAGAAGAGTTTAATGCAGTACGCCAAAGTTTTATTGTATTATTAAAAAGTTTGAATGATGTTGACTTAAAGTTTATTGGTAATGCAAGTGGTTTAGATATGTCTGCAAGAGCTGCTGCATTTACTATTTTAGGACACTCTATCTGGCATATTAAGGTTATAAATGAGCGTTATTTGTAA
- a CDS encoding multidrug effflux MFS transporter — protein sequence MQKSNTEFRLEFVALMASLMSIVALSIDALLPALPEIGSALGVTNENDNQLLITMIFLGLGFGQLIFGPLSDSFGRKSIVYIGFIVFIIGSMICVTTKSFEMMIIGRVLQGVGLSSPRTLSIAIVRDSYSGDYMAKILSIVVMVFILVPVIAPALGQFLLNFYNWESIFYVNLIYGLLVMLWFWKRQPETLQKEKRIKFTSHQFIDGAKEFVKFKDAVAFTFISGFITGSFMVYLSTSQQIFQEQYNLADMFPYIFASLAISIGLATYLNSVFVLKYGMWRIAYIATIAYAAISVLYVLLFWSGENPRISILIGFFALQFFAVGFIFGNIRALAMQPLGHIAGIGAAINGFVSTVMAVPIANYIGSFVNDSVLPLFIGFSIFGILSLLTFIFLKRKKAPNAFA from the coding sequence ATGCAAAAATCAAATACTGAATTCCGATTAGAGTTTGTAGCATTAATGGCATCTCTTATGTCTATTGTTGCCTTATCAATAGACGCATTATTACCTGCACTTCCAGAAATAGGAAGTGCTCTAGGTGTTACTAACGAAAATGATAATCAATTACTAATTACTATGATTTTTTTAGGATTAGGTTTTGGTCAACTTATTTTTGGCCCTTTATCCGATAGTTTTGGCAGAAAATCTATAGTATATATAGGATTTATAGTATTTATAATCGGTAGCATGATTTGCGTAACTACCAAAAGTTTTGAAATGATGATTATTGGTCGAGTGCTTCAAGGTGTTGGTTTATCTTCCCCAAGAACTCTAAGCATTGCTATAGTAAGAGATTCATATAGCGGAGATTATATGGCTAAAATATTATCTATTGTCGTTATGGTTTTTATTTTAGTCCCAGTAATCGCTCCTGCTTTGGGACAGTTTTTGCTTAATTTTTATAATTGGGAATCCATTTTTTATGTAAATTTAATATATGGTCTTTTGGTTATGCTTTGGTTTTGGAAGCGACAACCAGAAACGCTACAAAAAGAAAAACGCATAAAATTCACATCACATCAATTTATTGATGGAGCTAAGGAATTTGTTAAATTTAAGGATGCTGTTGCTTTCACATTCATTTCTGGATTCATAACGGGGTCTTTTATGGTCTATTTAAGTACTTCTCAGCAAATTTTTCAAGAGCAGTATAACCTAGCCGATATGTTTCCTTATATATTTGCAAGTTTGGCTATATCTATTGGATTAGCAACCTATTTAAATAGTGTTTTTGTTTTAAAATATGGCATGTGGCGTATTGCTTATATAGCAACTATAGCATACGCTGCTATCTCTGTTTTATATGTCCTTTTATTCTGGTCTGGTGAAAATCCAAGGATTAGTATTTTAATAGGTTTTTTCGCTTTACAATTTTTTGCTGTAGGCTTTATTTTTGGTAACATAAGAGCTTTAGCGATGCAACCTTTGGGGCATATTGCTGGTATTGGTGCTGCTATTAACGGCTTTGTATCTACTGTTATGGCAGTACCTATAGCAAATTATATAGGTAGTTTTGTTAATGACTCTGTATTACCATTGTTTATTGGCTTTTCTATTTTTGGTATCTTGTCTCTTTTAACTTTTATTTTTTTGAAAAGAAAAAAAGCCCCTAACGCATTTGCATAG
- a CDS encoding FKBP-type peptidyl-prolyl cis-trans isomerase, translating to MKYIKLALILSLFVSCNSDDEKDYVTLNDQEIIDYISENKLIAEKSATGLYYVIEEEGTGSQPVSTSTVTVAYKGYYTNGTVFDESSAQGININLQNVIPGWAEGIAYFKEGGSGKLLIPAHLGYGNSDYRGIPGGSVLIFDINLISVN from the coding sequence ATGAAATATATTAAGCTTGCCTTGATCCTATCTCTTTTTGTTTCCTGTAATAGTGATGATGAAAAAGATTATGTTACTTTAAATGATCAAGAAATTATCGATTATATATCTGAAAATAAATTGATTGCAGAAAAAAGTGCTACAGGACTTTATTATGTGATTGAAGAAGAAGGGACTGGATCACAACCAGTGTCAACATCTACAGTCACAGTAGCATACAAAGGATACTATACTAACGGAACTGTTTTTGATGAAAGTAGTGCACAAGGCATAAACATTAATTTACAAAATGTTATTCCAGGTTGGGCAGAAGGCATTGCGTATTTTAAAGAAGGAGGCTCCGGTAAGCTTTTAATACCTGCACATTTAGGTTATGGCAATTCAGATTATAGAGGTATCCCCGGAGGTTCTGTTCTTATTTTTGATATCAATCTTATTTCTGTAAATTAG